The DNA region AAAACACAATAAAAATCTGATTATCCGCTAAAATACAGTATCTATCAGCATTTTCAAGGAAACAAACTCATCAATTTACTACTTATTTACTACCAACGAATGAGCCTTGATACGCAAGTTTTCCTAGATATGCAAAGATATGGTACAGCACATCAGTATTGAAACAAGAAAAAATTGAATATTTCATAGACTATGGAACGCCTAAAATGACGTTCCTTTTCTATTTTCAGCCGTTCTTATTGGACGGCTATTTTATTACCCAAAATGAAAGGAGCATTAGATTTATGAAAAAGACATGGAAACGATTGTGTACGGGCTTCTTAGCTCTTGCAACTGTCGTTACTTCTTTACCGACTACACCCGTTCATGCAGAAAGCAAGCAATACTGGACGGAAAGTGCAGAGCGTGTCGGTATCATTGAAAAAGTAATGAATGACGGTTCTATCGGTTCGACATTCAATGAGGGCTATATGAAAGTTGAGGGCGAAACTGCCTATTGTATCGACATCAATACAGATTTCAAAAATGGTTACAAGACCAGAGCTGACGCAAGCTCACGCATGAGTACCGACCAGATTTCAGATGTGGCGTTATCCTTAGAGTATGTCAAACAGTATGGCGAAGCTCACAAGGAACTGAACTACAAGCAACTCTATCTGTTGGAACAATGTGTTGTCTGGCAGAGATTGAGCGTACATCTTGGCTGGCAATGTGATAACGTGCGAGCTTCTTATGATGAAATTCAAAAGGCTACGCAGGACGAAGTTTTCTCTGGTGCAAAAGCCTTTGTCAAAGAAAATAAAGGACGCTATGAATGTGGCGGTTATATCTACTCTGGCGAGGGGCAGGAATTAGGACAATTCTGGGCGAAACTGAATGTCGGAAATGCAAAACTACAAAAGACTTCCAGTAATACCAGCATTACCGACGGTAATGGGAATTACTATATTGCAGGTGCAACATACGGTGTCTTTTCTGATAAAGACTGCACAAAACAGCTTGCCACCCTTACGACTGATGAAAACGGAAACACAGATATTGCAGAGGTAAAAGCAGGCACAGTCTATATCAAGGAATTATACGCACCAGCAGGATATAAAGTGGATAAAACTGTATATTCCTTAAAGGTTGAAGTTGGAAAGACAGCAATTTTGAAAGTATCAGATACGCCAAAAGTAACGGACACTTTGATTGAGCTTTTCAAGATTGATATGGAAACACAGAAAGACAATCCGCAAGGGAACGCTTCTTTAGCAGGTGCGGAATTTACATGGAAGTATTATGCTGGCTTCTACAATAAAGACAATCTCCCTGCCGAAGCTACTCGTACATGGGTTACAAAGACAATCGCTGAAACAGACAGCGACGGGACAACTCATTACATCACAAAATTAGCGGACACATACAAAGTATCTGGCGACAGCTTCTATATGCAGGACGGCAAGGCGGTTCTTCCACTTGGAACACTAACCGTAGAAGAAACAAAAGCTCCAAACGGCTACTTGTTAGAGGGTGCATATATGCAGGCTGGCGATAAGTCCGAACAGATAAAAGGCTTATATGTAACACAGATTACCGAGGACGGCGACCTTGCCGTATTATCTGGAAGTAACCAGTTTTCCGTATCAGACAAGGTTATCCGTGGCGGTGTCAAAATTCAGAAACGAGATTTAGAAACGGGCGATACAAAGCCACAAGGAAGTGCCACTTTGAAAGATACTGCCTTTGACATCATTTCCTTAAATGATAATGCAGTATTGGTTGAGGGCAAGTTATACAAGAAAAATGAAGTGGTAAAGACAATTCGTACAGATATTGAGGGTGTCGCTTCTACTTCTTCTGACCTCTTACCTTATGGAAAATTCCGTATCGTTGAGAGTGAAGCTCCCAACGGTTACTTAACTGACGGTGCAAAGCCGATTGATTTTACAATCACAGAAAATGGAAAAATCGTGGACTTAACCGAAAAAGCCCATTCTATCTATAATCAGATTAAGCGTGGAGATATTGAGGGTGTAAAAATCGGTGCAGGCACACACAAGCGTCTTGCTGATGTTCCTTTTAGGATCACAAGCAAGACAACGGGCGAAAATCACGTCGTGGTAACTGATGATAACGGGCAATTCTCCACTTCTGCTGACTGGGCTTCTCATAAGCACAATACAAACGCAGGCAAGACCAGCGAGGACGGTGTGTGGTTTGGAACTTCTGAACCAGACGACAGCAAGGGTGCATTGCCTTATGATACCTACATCATTGAAGAAATGCGTTGCGACAGTAACAAAGGCTTTGAACTTATCCCACCTTTTGAAATCGTGGTATCAAGAAATAATCTTGTGATTGATTTAGGGACGCTGACTGATGAATACGAAAAAGAAATCTCTATCCATACCACAGCGACCAGCAAGGACGGCGAAAAGACTATCCTTGCAGGAAAAGAGGTTACAATCGTTGATACTGTCAAATTAGACGGACTTACAAAAGGCACAAAATATCAGCTCAAAGGTTGGCAGATGTTAAAGGAAGAAAACGCCGAGCTTATCATTGACGGGAAACGTGTAGAAAACGATTATACCTTTGTCGCTGATGATGAAGAAATGAAAGTGGAAATTTCCTATACATTCAATGCGTCTGCTTTAGGTGGCAAGAACCTTGTTACCTTTGAGGAATTATATGATTTAAGCAATTCAGACGAACCCGTAAAAGTTGCGGAACACAAGGACATTGAGGACGACGGGCAAACGGTACTTATCACAGAGCGTATCATCAAGATACATACTACCGTTACCGATAAGGACGGCAATAAAGAGCTTAAAGCAGGAAAAGACGTTACAATCATTGATACCGTAACCTTAGAGGGCTTAGAAGTCGGTACACAGTACAAACTTGTGGGCTGGCAGATGTTGAAAGAAGAAAATGCAGAACTTCTTATCAATGGAAAACGTGTGGAAAGTGATTACACTTTTATTGCTGACAGCGAAGCTATGAAAGTGGAAGTTGCTTTTACGTTTGACGCTACTTCTCTTGACGGCAAACAGCTTGTAACTTTTGAGGAATTATACGATTTAAGCAATCCAGACGAGCCGAAGAAAGTTACCGAGCATAAGGATATTGAGGATAAGGGACAGACGATTACCTTTAAGGAAAAGCCAGAAGAACCAGAGAAACCCGAAACACCACCGACACCGGAAAAGCCTAACAGACCTAGCGACAGTCCCAAAACGGGCGACAGTACAAATGTAATGGCATTTATCGTGATGTTGCTTGCGTCTGCTGGTGGACTGGCTGGAACATATCTTTACAAACGCCGTAAAATGAAGAAATCATAAGGCGGTAACGGTATGAGGAAAGAAAAATCACGCTCTCCGCCGAAGCTGTCAAACGGCAGATTTTTTGCTTATTCTGGCTTGTCTGCCAACAACCTGCAAGAACACGGATAGTCAAGGGTGCGTAAGCATTGATTTTACCCTTTACTATCTGGGGGGATTGCTGGTACTTCCCAAACCGCCAGAATAAGAAATCACAATTAAAAAACTTATCAAATATAGAAAGAAACGAGGTAAAACAATATGGAAATGAAATATGTCGTGCCAGATATGGCACAGTCTTTTGGAACTCTTGAATTTGCAGGGCGAAAGCGAGCCAGTCTTTGAAAGAGATAAAAATAATCGCAGGGTCTTAGCCAGACGAAGCTATAACCTTTATTCCGACGTACAGAAAGGCGAAAATGTTGTGGTAGAAATTCCCGTGCAGGCTGGCGAAAAGAAGTTCAAGTATGAGCAGAAAGTAAAACTTGTCAATCCGAAGTTATACGGCAGAGGTTACGCAATCGGGGATATGGGACATACCGATTATGTATTAGTTGCTGATGATATTGTAGCAGTTGAAGAAAAGTAAAGGAGTGAAGAAGTTATGAGATTATCAAACGGATTTGTTATTGACAAAGAGAAAACATTTGGAGAATTAAAATTTACAGCAGTGCGTGATGTGTTCTTACAGAATGAGGACGGGACACCGAGTACCCAGCTTAAAAAGCGTATCTATGATTTGAAGTGCAGTCTGCATGGTGGAATTATCCCCGTATCTGTACCGCCAGAAGTACCGTTAAGAGAATTTCCGTACAATGCAGTTGTGGAACTTGTCAATCCCGTAGCCGATACGGTATCACGAAAGACCTATACGGGTGCAGATGTGGACTGGTATGTAAAGGCAGAGGATATTGTATTGAAGAATAAAGGAAACCAGAACGCAGGAAGTCCACAGAACCATACACCGCAGGGACAGCCGAAAAAATAAAAATTCTCCTCATAAGTTAGAAAAATAGAGGTACTCTCCCGTTAGTAGATTGCCTACCTTATCGTAAATGGTTAAAATAACGATAGGAGGTGGCACAAATGTATCAAATCAACAATGAAAAATTTGGACAATTTTTAGCCGAAGTGCGAAAAGAAAAACAAATGACACAAAAGGACTTAGCAGATAAGTTGTTTGTGTCGGATAAAACAGTTAGTAAATGGGAACGTGGAAACAGTATGCCAAATGTTACATTACTTATCCCTATTGCTGATATACTTGGTATTACAGTAAC from Vescimonas fastidiosa includes:
- a CDS encoding SrtB-anchored collagen-binding adhesin, giving the protein MKKTWKRLCTGFLALATVVTSLPTTPVHAESKQYWTESAERVGIIEKVMNDGSIGSTFNEGYMKVEGETAYCIDINTDFKNGYKTRADASSRMSTDQISDVALSLEYVKQYGEAHKELNYKQLYLLEQCVVWQRLSVHLGWQCDNVRASYDEIQKATQDEVFSGAKAFVKENKGRYECGGYIYSGEGQELGQFWAKLNVGNAKLQKTSSNTSITDGNGNYYIAGATYGVFSDKDCTKQLATLTTDENGNTDIAEVKAGTVYIKELYAPAGYKVDKTVYSLKVEVGKTAILKVSDTPKVTDTLIELFKIDMETQKDNPQGNASLAGAEFTWKYYAGFYNKDNLPAEATRTWVTKTIAETDSDGTTHYITKLADTYKVSGDSFYMQDGKAVLPLGTLTVEETKAPNGYLLEGAYMQAGDKSEQIKGLYVTQITEDGDLAVLSGSNQFSVSDKVIRGGVKIQKRDLETGDTKPQGSATLKDTAFDIISLNDNAVLVEGKLYKKNEVVKTIRTDIEGVASTSSDLLPYGKFRIVESEAPNGYLTDGAKPIDFTITENGKIVDLTEKAHSIYNQIKRGDIEGVKIGAGTHKRLADVPFRITSKTTGENHVVVTDDNGQFSTSADWASHKHNTNAGKTSEDGVWFGTSEPDDSKGALPYDTYIIEEMRCDSNKGFELIPPFEIVVSRNNLVIDLGTLTDEYEKEISIHTTATSKDGEKTILAGKEVTIVDTVKLDGLTKGTKYQLKGWQMLKEENAELIIDGKRVENDYTFVADDEEMKVEISYTFNASALGGKNLVTFEELYDLSNSDEPVKVAEHKDIEDDGQTVLITERIIKIHTTVTDKDGNKELKAGKDVTIIDTVTLEGLEVGTQYKLVGWQMLKEENAELLINGKRVESDYTFIADSEAMKVEVAFTFDATSLDGKQLVTFEELYDLSNPDEPKKVTEHKDIEDKGQTITFKEKPEEPEKPETPPTPEKPNRPSDSPKTGDSTNVMAFIVMLLASAGGLAGTYLYKRRKMKKS
- a CDS encoding DUF961 family protein encodes the protein MKYVVPDMAQSFGTLEFAGRKRASL
- a CDS encoding YdcP family protein, whose translation is MRLSNGFVIDKEKTFGELKFTAVRDVFLQNEDGTPSTQLKKRIYDLKCSLHGGIIPVSVPPEVPLREFPYNAVVELVNPVADTVSRKTYTGADVDWYVKAEDIVLKNKGNQNAGSPQNHTPQGQPKK
- a CDS encoding YdcP family protein; amino-acid sequence: MNLQGESEPVFERDKNNRRVLARRSYNLYSDVQKGENVVVEIPVQAGEKKFKYEQKVKLVNPKLYGRGYAIGDMGHTDYVLVADDIVAVEEK